Genomic DNA from bacterium:
CTTCACGGTTCCAGAGATAAAGCAAATGAAGGGTAAGGGTAAAATCGCTTCTGTCACATGCTACGACGCCTCGTTTGCAAGGATTATAGACCGGACACCGGTCCAGCTTGTTCTTGTAGGCGACTCGGCGGCGAACGTGGTATACGGTCATGAAACGACTCTTCCCATAGGCATGGATGAGATGCTTATGCTGACCCGCGCCGTTGCCGCAGGTCTCAAGCTCCCCTTGCTCGTGGCCGATATGCCATTCCTCTCCTACCAGCCTTCCGAGGCGACCGCCATAACCAATGCGGGTCTTTTCCTCAAGGCGGGCGCAAAGGCGGTAAAGGTTGAGGGAGGAGGCCCCCATATCCGACTGATAATCCGCAAGCTCGTAGAGATAGGAATCCCCGTTATGGGGCATCTTGGACTTACCCCGCAGTCCGTGCACAAGCTCGGCGGGTACAAGCTTCAGGGAAGCAAAGATTTCAGCGCCAAGCTCATGATAGAGGAAGCGAAACAGCTCGAGGATGCGGGCTGCTTTTCAATCGTTTTAGAAAAGATTCCAATGGAGCTCGCCGGGGCAATAACCGCAAGCGTCTCGGTACCCACGATAGGGATTGGCGCAGGCCCGGCTTGCGACGGACAGATACTAGTTTTGTACGACCTTCTCGGGCTTGAGCCGGAATTCAAGCCGCGCTTCGTAAGACGGTACGCAGACCTTTCGCCCCTCATACAGGAAGCGCTGGAAAGATACTCTAAGGATGTGTTTGAAGGCGCCTTTCCTTCCGATGATGAAAGCTTCAGTTAAAAGATATCGATCTGCTTTTCAAAATAAGACTTGACATACCGTGTATTCGGGCTAAAGTTATATAAACAAAGGAAGAGCGGATATGAAGTCTTTGTGGATTATGATAGCAGGGTTAGCGGTCTTGTCAGCAGTAAGTCCGTTAGGAGCGAAGAAGAACACGAGAGTGGAGGAGGGAATAAGAATCCCCGATACGGCAAACATTCAGGTTATCACGTTCCGGAAAGGCGCGGCGCTAATAGGCAGGGTATCATCGATAACGGGCGACCAGATTGTATTCTCAACCGACGCAAAGGACACGGTCATCTTCATCCCCGATATCGGAAAGATAGAGGAGATTCCAAAATCCAATATAAGGAACGGCAAGTACTGGTATCCGGATCCCAATTCCGCAAGACTCTATCTTGTTCCTACTGCAAGACCGCTGCCAAAGGGTGAGGGATTCGTCTCGGGGTACTACATCATAGCGCCGCTTGTAGCCTACGGGGTAAGCGATAATATCTCAATATCCGGCGGAGGGACGTTTCTACTATCCACAATGATAGGCGGGGTTTATCTTCTGCCGAAGATAGGTTTTTCTTTCGGCAACTACGTATCCCTCGCCGCCGGAGCCGCTGGCGCAAAGGCATGGGGACCGGAGGGATTCGCGCCGTCGCTCGGCGCCTTGTACGCGCTCGGAACCTTCGGACCGCCCGAGATGAGCGCGACCGTTGGTGCAGGCTATGCCGCATACATGGGCACCACGGAGAACGACACGGCGTTTTCCTTTACGCCCGCCTTCATGGTCGGAGGTAGCTTCAGGATACTCAGGAAGATGGCGTTCGTTACCGAGAATTACATGGTTAAAAACTGGCTCGATTACAGCCCCATTGTCACATACGGTCTGCGGTTCTTCGGCGAGCAGTTCACGCTCGACGTCGCATTCATAAACACAATCAATTACGGCGGGTTTTCAGGCAAGTTCCCCGGGCTTCCTGTTGCGGCTATTACGTACAAATTCTAGATATTGGTTTATATCCACAAATACGCATCGCACAGTCCTTACACTCCCTGTGTCAAAAGGGCGCTCCAACACGTGTTGATTGACATCGGGAGCTTTACGGCTAGACTACATCAAAAATCAAAGATAATTCCTGCAAAAAGGAGCAGTAATGCCGAACACGAAAGAGATTCTTAAGAAAACGGAGCGCTACAGCGCAAACAACTACCATCCCCTCGATGTGGTGCTATCTAAGGGCAAGGGAGTCTGGGTATGGGACGTTGACGGCAGAAAGTACATGGACTGCCTTGCAGCATACTCGGCCGTGAACCAGGGGCACCTCCATCCGACCGTAATAAAGGCTGTAAGGGATCAGCTTGGCCGCATCACGCTTACTTCCCGCGCTTTTCACAACGACCGCATGGGCGATTTTCTGGAAAAGCTCTGCAAAGTAGCCGGAAAAAAGAAGGCGCTGCCCATGAATACCGGCGCCGAGGCCGTGGAGACTGCAATCAAAGCGGCGCGCAAATGGGGATACACGGTAAAGAAAGTGCCGAAGGGCAAGGCCGAGATAATCACCTGCGAGGGAAACTTCCACGGACGCACCACAACAATCGTCGGCTTCTCGACCGAGGCACAGTATCAGGAAGGCTTCGGGCCGTTTACTCCGGGATTCGTAACCGTTCCATACGGCGACATTAAAGCCCTAAAGAAGGCGATTAACAAGAACACAGTCGCATTCCTCGTTGAACCCATTCAGGGCGAGGGCGGAGTAATAGTCCCTCCGCCGGGATATCTTAAGGAAGCGGCTGCATTGTGCAAAGCCAACAAGATGTTGTTCGTTGCAGACGAGATTCAGACCGGCTTCGGCAGAACAGGCAGGATGTTCTGCACCCAGCACGAAGGAATCAATCCCGACATAATAATAGTCGGAAAGGCTCTTGGCGGCGGCGTCTATCCAGTATCCGGAATCCTCGCGGACGACCACATAATGCAGGTCTTTACGCCCGGCGATCACGGCTCCACGTTCGGGGGCAACCCGCTGGCATCGGCTGTCGCTTCGGCCGCTCTGGATGTTCTCGTCTCCGAAAAGCTCGCCCAGCGCTCAGAGAAGCTTGGCGAGTACTTCATGAAGGAGCTTCGCAAGCTTAATTCGCCGCACGTTAAAGAAGTCAGAGGCAAAGGCCTTCTCATCGGAGTTGAGGTGAAGAAGAGCTCAGGTCCAGCAAGACCCTTCTGCGAGAAGCTCAGGGATCTCGGAATCCTTGCCAAGGAGACGCATCACCAGGTAATTCGATTTGCGCCTCCCCTGGTCATTACAAAAGAAGAGATAGACTGGGCGCTTAAAAGGATTAAGAAGGTTCTTGCCTAATCCTTGTAAGAACACTCAAGGGCCGGTTGCACCCGGCCCCTTTCTATAGATGTGAAAACCCTGGATTTTTACTGGCGCAGCCAGCTAGCCTGCCAGGTGCATGATTCATCCCCTTTATATATGCACGATTTCTCCTTCACCTTTACATCCCTCACATTCGCCATGGGGAGGATTCCTTCGATATAGCCCCTTATTGCCTGGCATCCCGCAGGACCAAGTTCGAAACCGTCCACGGAGATAATCGTCGATTGCCTGTCTGGAGTATCAGAAACTTCTCCTGCGTCGATATTTCCGCCCTTGTGGTACTGCTTCCAGAAAGCAGGCATGCGCTTTATGAGCATCTCTATATTGATAAGTCTTGTAAGATACCTCAGGAATCCCTTCACGCTTTTGTCGGCTGCGTACCTCCCGTAATCGACGAGTATTTCAGGGTATCGCCTGCCTAATTCCTCATCGATCACCTTGTATACTTCTTCCATAAGCGCTGCAGGGTACCATTCGCTGGCTTTTGGCTCAGATATCATCGCCCGCGCATCAAAGCCAAGCTTTGCAAGTATCTTTTCCAGTCCCTCCGAACCGAAGCGATCGGAAAGCCAGTTCTTGACAAGCACGGCATTGACCCCGCGTTCGTGAGTAACCTTAGACATATTGAAAGCAAGTTTTAATGCTGTTAATTCTCACTTTCATCGTTCACGCATCCCAACTTACTTCCCAGGAACATTGTGAATTACCCTGATATATGCACGTCTTTTCCTTCACTTTCACGCCCTTTACGTTTGCGAAGGGGATAAGGGCTTCAAGGTATCCCTGTATGACTTCGCAGCCTGAAGAACCGAGTTCGAAACCTTCTACTGTAATCAATGTCTTTTCCCTGCCCTGAGCCTCGGAGAACGCTCCGGCGCTGATGCTTCCGCCCTTGTGGTACTGCTTCCAGAAAGCCATCATGCGTTTTGTGAGCGTTTCTATCGTTATAAGCCTGGCCAGATACCTCAGGAATCCTTTAACGCTCTGATTTGCCGCGTATCTTCCGTATTCCACCAGGATATCCGGATACTTATCCTTATATTCGTTTCCGATGGTTGTGAATATCTCAGCCACTAATCCGGCAGGATACCAGTCGCTCATTACGGGTTCGAGAAGCATGACTGATGCGTTGGTGCTGAGCTTGCCGTTGATTATGTCCAAACCTTGAGTCCCGAAACGCTCCTTTAACCAGTTTTTTATAAGCACACCGTTAATGCCGCGTTCGTGAGTGACCTTGGTCATGAACATATCATAGCATCGTATGAGAGATTGTCAACTTGAAAGCGCCTAATTAATCTGGTTAACCCGAGTGGACACGCACGATTCTCTTTAACACCTGCCCTCTATTCGAATTAAACCATCTTCCTCATGGTAAATCTTAAGTCTTCAATCGGCGGTTAGTCCCTCCATGATAGTTTCCATGAACAGCAGCCATCGCCCTTGTGGATGCAGGAATTCTTCGCAACCTGGACGTCGTTTGCTCCAGTCTTGCCGCATAGAACCTTGAAATACTCCTCGAGCACTATACAGCCCTTTGCGCCCAGATCGTAATCATGTACGGAAAAAACAACGTCCTTTTTTCCTTCGGCAGTTGAGACCGGTCCCATTTCTACCGTTGCTCCCCTGTTATATTGCTTCCAGAAGGCGCCTATCCTTTTGAGAAGCGCCTGCATGGTTACGAACCGCATCAAGTAGCGCAGATATCCGCCTGCATCACGTTCGGCGTTAAAGCTTCCATAATCCTTGAATACGTCAGGGTGAGCGCTGCCGAACTCCTTGTCGATTGCTTCATACACCTCCTTAACAAGATATTCCGGATACCATTTTTTCGATTCGGGATTATCAAACATCTGACGGGCCTCTAAAGAAAGATTCGCCGATATCCTTGATACCCCTTCTTCACCGAATCTTTTGTTGAGCCAGAATCTGATAGAGGCGGGAAAAACGCCTTTGTTGTAGTTCATAACGGCTCCTTTTCCGGATTTGCCTATTCCTGCCAGCTTAATTCCCAGGAACAGAAATCATCACCCTTAAAGGAGCAGGTCTTCTCCTTGACGGCTAGATTCCTGACCCCGGCTTTCGTAAATACAACTTCAAAATAACCTTCCAATATGCGGCATCCGGGCAGTCCTTCATTGAAATTCCGGGCGATTATGGTTACGGCGGTTGCTCCTTTTTCCTGCTTCAAATTCTCAATCTCAAGAATCGAGCCTTTGAAGTAGTGCTTCCAGAACGATTGGGCGCGCTTCAATACCTGGATTCCCGATGCAATCCGAAGGAGATATCTTAGAGGACCGCTTGTGGCGCGATCGGCATCATATCTTCCGTAAGCTCTGAAGAAGTTGGGGTCCCCTTTGCCGAATAATCCGTCTATTGTTTCGAAAAGTTCGCGGAGAAGGTCTTGGGAATACCACTGATTTGGGACTGGATTTTCGAACATATTTCTGGCTTCAGGGCTTAACAGCTGGAGTACCTTTGGCACAGCTTGTTCTCCAAAAAGCTCAACAAGCCATTTTCTGGTCAAAACGGCGGTTGAACCCTTCTCGAAGGCATCCTTGTCTGGCATATCAAGCCTCCTTTCGAGTCTTGCTGAACGCCCGCGCCTGCCCTGGGCCGCAGCGCAAGCCTTTTATTTCAAGTTTTTAATAACGTTCGCCTTATACTATCCTTGTTTAATGCAGATAAGCTACCCCCAGCTGATTATCCAAGAACAATAACCGTCTCCATTGTAGAGACAGTCCTTCTTTTCCACGCGAACGTCTTTTGCCCTGGAATCGCTCATCTTGGCGATTCCTTCAATAAAGCCTTGCATTGTCTGGCAGCCGGGAACGCCTGCATCATATTCGTAAATGGTAAACTTGAGTTTTTTCCCTGAACCTTCGCTTTCAAGCATTGTTGCCTCCGCTCCTCCGCCTTTGTTGAAATGCTTCCAGAAGGATTTGGTTCTCTTGAAGAGGTTCTCGATCGTCATATTCTTCATCAGGAATCTTAATATCCCGGTTGCGGATTTCTCGGCGCAATACCTGCCGCAATCGTACATTATGTCAGGGTTTTTCCCGGCATACTCATCGCTTACAGCCTTGTACACTTCCTTAATAAGCGGCGTCGGGTACCATGCGTTTGAATGGGTGTTCAAGAGCATATTACGGGCGTCGGCAGAAAGCTTTCCGGCAATCTTCTGGAAACCTTCGTCTCCAAACCGTTCTTTCAGCCAATCCCTGGTTAATACGGCTGTTGAGCCGCGGTCATACGTCATTTAAGGCCTCCTGTTTTTGAAATTTGCTACTCCCAGCTTACCTCCCAGGAGCACATGTCGTCTCCCTTGTGTATGCATTCCCTTTTTACTACCTTGACGTTCTTGCCGCCAGCCCTC
This window encodes:
- the panB gene encoding 3-methyl-2-oxobutanoate hydroxymethyltransferase translates to MSSIPKEPHLKPFTVPEIKQMKGKGKIASVTCYDASFARIIDRTPVQLVLVGDSAANVVYGHETTLPIGMDEMLMLTRAVAAGLKLPLLVADMPFLSYQPSEATAITNAGLFLKAGAKAVKVEGGGPHIRLIIRKLVEIGIPVMGHLGLTPQSVHKLGGYKLQGSKDFSAKLMIEEAKQLEDAGCFSIVLEKIPMELAGAITASVSVPTIGIGAGPACDGQILVLYDLLGLEPEFKPRFVRRYADLSPLIQEALERYSKDVFEGAFPSDDESFS
- the rocD gene encoding ornithine--oxo-acid transaminase is translated as MPNTKEILKKTERYSANNYHPLDVVLSKGKGVWVWDVDGRKYMDCLAAYSAVNQGHLHPTVIKAVRDQLGRITLTSRAFHNDRMGDFLEKLCKVAGKKKALPMNTGAEAVETAIKAARKWGYTVKKVPKGKAEIITCEGNFHGRTTTIVGFSTEAQYQEGFGPFTPGFVTVPYGDIKALKKAINKNTVAFLVEPIQGEGGVIVPPPGYLKEAAALCKANKMLFVADEIQTGFGRTGRMFCTQHEGINPDIIIVGKALGGGVYPVSGILADDHIMQVFTPGDHGSTFGGNPLASAVASAALDVLVSEKLAQRSEKLGEYFMKELRKLNSPHVKEVRGKGLLIGVEVKKSSGPARPFCEKLRDLGILAKETHHQVIRFAPPLVITKEEIDWALKRIKKVLA